The genomic window AGCTCCCAAAGCTGTTGCAGGCTATTCACCAGCGGATCCCCGAACGCATCCTAATCAATCAGACAGCTGCAAACTGAACCAATTCCAGATGAAAACAGTGAGAAGTATATTTGCTACCGGGAGCATAAAATGCCTGACTATATTTTTTATAAGAATACTTACCCAGACTTGAACGCACAGAAGAATAAAGGCTCAGTTTCTACTTACCCACTACTTTTTTGCATGCTGCACCATTTGTGCTATTGGTACTTTTCTGCATGGCTTGGTAAGCAATTGTTGCAAAGATTGCAAATACAATGTGGGCAGGGATACGCTGTAGATAGAAGCGTTTATAATTCATGAGCGGGCTTAATGGATGAACGGCAAATGTTGCTTTCCAGATTGCAATTCCGATCAGGCCGCTCACTGCGCCCAAACACAGCCCACAGGCTCCTGTAGGTTTTAGGGTTTTTGAATCCCATAACTTAATATATACAGCCGAAAACGCAGATCCCATAGCATAGTGTGCAGCCCATGCGGAAACAGATCTGACATGTTTTGGAAGAAAAGGCAATATCCTGCTAATTAAGCCATTTAAACGCTCAGGCTCTCTAAAGTCTTGGCCTAGTAATGACATTAATGCACTTGATGCTGTCATCATCGTTGTACCGGCAATACTACAGCCGACAGTTTTAACAAGAGGATTTATCATATCTTGGTACTGGTTATATTTTACAAATTCAAGTTTTCTGGTCTCATTTTTAAATTTGAAAAGATAAATGAATAAGGCGCTTATTCCATTTCCTGTTCTGCCAAACCTTCGAGAAACCATCCTGACTTATATTCAAAATCAACGCGCTCGCCCGATCCGTTAATTACATAGCTGGTAAAATCATGGGCTATGATGCGTTCATTTTCAAGGTATTTTTTCGCCAAAGCAGCATATTCTTTAACGTTAAGGCCATCCCTGACAATATAATGCGGTTCTCCTGTTTCACTCCAAACTGTTTCTATCACACCAGATTGGAACCTGTTAGCTTCTTCTGTGGTTATAGGATTGTTTGTTTCGTTAATTTTTGCCATTTTTCTGTTGTTTAGGTGTAACTAGAATAACAGGTGTTACAATGGATTTGTTCTTCAAATTGAGCATGAAACAGTACAAATCATCTTCGGAAGTGATTTTACAAAGTGCTTCTTCCCAAGTAAAGATCGCAGACACCGTCGATAAAAATTTTTTTGAAAGATTCCATGTCTGCTGTTTTGGTAGCCAGCCAGGTGAGCTACCGCTATCCTGCTCTTTCATGTATATTTTGTTAGGCTAAAGTTTAAATGCCCCGGATCAATGGATTATTATCTGTTTCTTCATTATTATCTTCTTCCTTGGATGCCTCGCTGTGTTCTGGTGCCTTCTGATCACTGCTGAGACTTCCTTTTCCGGCAATTCCACGGTAATCTGTATTTTCTGGAAGCTCGGTTTCTTTGGGCAAACTGGTCTGGGGAATTTTTCCTGATAGGTTGTTTTCCATAATGTATGATGATTAGTCTATTTTTTATTGAAGATGGCTCTTAAAAAAGAACCTTTACAAAAAAAAATGGTTTTATAATTTTTACGTTTTTCTAACAGAATTTCTTCGGTCATTTTGCGGTAATAGCAAATTAGCGCCCTTCACCATACGTTTTACCGGATTGTGAAAACTACAGCGAAAAAAAAATGTTTATGTATTTAAGCTAAAACGAGAAAACATCAATAAAATATGATCAGCGAAACACTTAAACAGGTGGGCAGAATGCTCATATCAAAAAAACTGTCTCTGGCCTTTGCAGAAAGCGCTACCTCGGGCCGTCTGACTGCCGATTTTTCATTAATCGATAATGCCGGAGATTTCCTCAAGGGTGGCGTGGCCTGCTATGACGCCAGTGTGAAAGAAGCACTATTAAATGTTGACCATGCCCTGATCGAAAAATTCACACCCGAATCTATGGAAGTGACAAAGGCGATTACTGAAGGGCTTAAATTGCTTATCCCTGCAGATATACATATCGGTATTACAGGGCTCACTTGTCCTGGCGGAAGCGAAACAGCCGAAAAACCTGTAGGTACAATGTTTGTTTATGCCGTTGGCGGGGACAAACATATATTCTCCGAGCGAATGAACTTTTACGGAAGTCGCGAAGAAATTGTTACAGGAACAGTAGAAAGAACGGCACAATTGCTGCAAAATTACCTAACCACCATATAAATTATAAGAAATGGCCGACACTAAAAAGTTTCCAAAAAAAACATGGCTTTACAGAAATGGGCTTTCTGTATTTTTCATTACCATCTTCCTCATTACCCTAGCCGCACAGGCAGTAACTGGCTGGAAAGAGCATAATAGTGAGTTAAATGACCAAAATGCGTTGTCCATTTCCTTTACAACCTACCTTCGAAGTGGACACTTTATTTCAGCAACCTTCGAAAATTTCGAGAGTGAGTTTTTACAGATGGCATTGTACGTAGCGCTAACGATCTCACTTAGGCAGATCGGCTCGGCGGAGTCTAAAAAACTTGATGAACCTGAAGAAGTAGACCGCGAACCAAAAAGCGCTCCAAATGCGCCATGGGCAGTAAGAAAAGGTGGATGGATACTGAAGGTTTATTCGCACTCCCTTTCAATTGTATTTGGCCTGCTTTTTCTCATCAGCTGGACAATGCACTTTTATGGTAGCTGGCAGGATAACAACATAGCACTCAAACTCAAAGGAAAACCGCTTGTGAGCATGACGGAGTATCTTGGTGGACCAAATTTTTGGTTCGAAACCTTCCAGAATTGGCAGAGTGAATTTTTATCGGTCGCATCCATAGTGATCCTGACGATATTTCTTAGACAAAAAGGGTCTCCCGAATCTAAGCCTGTAGATGCACCGCATCTGGAAACCGGAAAATAGCCAGGATTTGATACTGATGGCTCTGTTCTGAAAGGCCAGCACTCGGGTATTTAAAAACCGTTCAGGTTTGCGGGAATGTGACTGTCAATTACAAAGGATGAACATTTATCGCAATTGGCGCGTGAGGCCTATAAAACTCAAAACTGCTGATGTAAATGCGCATTAGCGGAAATTAATTTTTATGTTATTTCGGAGGTTAATTATTTAATATTGGCTTTTTTGTCTTCATCAGTAGCTGGTTTCTCCTTAAAAGCACCGTTAATGGCATTTTCCCAGAGAATCTGCTCGTTAAGACGTGATGCCGCCTGATCAATTTCTGCCAGGTGTTTGCCTTTCTTCTTACTTTTACTTTTTGGTTTGTGTTCCATGTGGTTTGCTGTCATGTCTGTTCTGGATTTATAGCCTGAAAGAAAGCCCGACAAAATAACTTTTCCTTGCATCATGCTGAACGCCATAATTAAGGCCACCGTCAATAAGCAAATCCTTATACAGTTCATATTGCAGCGCAGCATTCAGAAAGTTTTTTAAGTGGTTATCTTTAAATTCATAGGTATAGTAGGTTTCGATAATTCCATCAAGCTTTTTAGTAAGCGAGCGTGATATGGTAAGCGTCTGCAAAATCTGGTCGTGGTGCCCAGCGCCTTCCTCGTCCTGTAACCGGTCTGCTTCAACCTGAAAGCCTAATTTCCAATCATTTCCAAATTTAATACTCATTGGGATGATGATCCCTCCTTCATATTGGCTTTCTTTATCTGCATGGGAAGTCGGAAACTTCAGGTATGGGAGCAGCGCGATAGCGAATTTTCCTTTATCGTTACCCAATAGATTTTGTTTCAACCTGAGGGTAAGATCACCAAACCCGATGTTCCGATCAAAACTGCTTTCAGTATTAAAATCCTTTTTTACCACAAAGCTTTCAAACGTAAGTTGGATGGCTGTCGAATTTGTTAACCCTAGCTTTATATTGGCCTGGTTGAAAAGGTATTCGTCGCTCCTTCCTGCGTTGCCGTTTTCGCGCTGAAAGCGAACAAGATCGGTTTCAAACTGAAAATGCCCGGCATCAACGGTTTGCGGGCTTTCGGTTACATCTGGCCGATCGGTTTCCATGTCCCTCAAACTGTCGCCCGGAACTGGCCTGAATAAATGATAAAAGGTTTTTTGCTGGCCGAAAGCCGCAATATTGGTAACGCTTAACAGCGCGAGAATTAAGAGAAGATGATATAGTGTTTTCATTTGGTTCTGGAGGACAGGTTTCAATTGCCTTACTGCGATTTAAACCTGAAGAGGTAAAAAACGCCACACCGGATAGCGTGGCGTTTTGCGTGTGTTCTAGGCTGTAACACCTGTATTTGCTTCAGTTAAAGCGATTTCTGTCAACAGACTATCGGT from Flavobacterium sp. W4I14 includes these protein-coding regions:
- a CDS encoding hypothetical protein (product_source=Hypo-rule applied; superfamily=81340; transmembrane_helix_parts=Inside_1_47,TMhelix_48_70,Outside_71_95,TMhelix_96_118,Inside_119_130,TMhelix_131_153,Outside_154_162,TMhelix_163_185,Inside_186_203) → MVSRRFGRTGNGISALFIYLFKFKNETRKLEFVKYNQYQDMINPLVKTVGCSIAGTTMMTASSALMSLLGQDFREPERLNGLISRILPFLPKHVRSVSAWAAHYAMGSAFSAVYIKLWDSKTLKPTGACGLCLGAVSGLIGIAIWKATFAVHPLSPLMNYKRFYLQRIPAHIVFAIFATIAYQAMQKSTNSTNGAACKKVVGK
- a CDS encoding hypothetical protein (product_source=Hypo-rule applied) → MAKINETNNPITTEEANRFQSGVIETVWSETGEPHYIVRDGLNVKEYAALAKKYLENERIIAHDFTSYVINGSGERVDFEYKSGWFLEGLAEQEME
- a CDS encoding hypothetical protein (product_source=Hypo-rule applied), with translation MKEQDSGSSPGWLPKQQTWNLSKKFLSTVSAIFTWEEALCKITSEDDLYCFMLNLKNKSIVTPVILVTPKQQKNGKN
- a CDS encoding hypothetical protein (product_source=Hypo-rule applied), which encodes MENNLSGKIPQTSLPKETELPENTDYRGIAGKGSLSSDQKAPEHSEASKEEDNNEETDNNPLIRGI
- a CDS encoding nicotinamide-nucleotide amidase (product_source=KO:K03743; cath_funfam=3.90.950.20; cog=COG1546; ko=KO:K03743; pfam=PF02464; superfamily=142433; tigrfam=TIGR00199); this encodes MISETLKQVGRMLISKKLSLAFAESATSGRLTADFSLIDNAGDFLKGGVACYDASVKEALLNVDHALIEKFTPESMEVTKAITEGLKLLIPADIHIGITGLTCPGGSETAEKPVGTMFVYAVGGDKHIFSERMNFYGSREEIVTGTVERTAQLLQNYLTTI
- a CDS encoding hypothetical protein (product_source=Hypo-rule applied; transmembrane_helix_parts=Inside_1_12,TMhelix_13_35,Outside_36_131,TMhelix_132_154,Inside_155_225); protein product: MADTKKFPKKTWLYRNGLSVFFITIFLITLAAQAVTGWKEHNSELNDQNALSISFTTYLRSGHFISATFENFESEFLQMALYVALTISLRQIGSAESKKLDEPEEVDREPKSAPNAPWAVRKGGWILKVYSHSLSIVFGLLFLISWTMHFYGSWQDNNIALKLKGKPLVSMTEYLGGPNFWFETFQNWQSEFLSVASIVILTIFLRQKGSPESKPVDAPHLETGK
- a CDS encoding hypothetical protein (product_source=Hypo-rule applied) — its product is MMQGKVILSGFLSGYKSRTDMTANHMEHKPKSKSKKKGKHLAEIDQAASRLNEQILWENAINGAFKEKPATDEDKKANIK
- a CDS encoding hypothetical protein (product_source=Hypo-rule applied; cleavage_site_network=SignalP-noTM; pfam=PF13557; transmembrane_helix_parts=Inside_1_6,TMhelix_7_24,Outside_25_278) codes for the protein MKTLYHLLLILALLSVTNIAAFGQQKTFYHLFRPVPGDSLRDMETDRPDVTESPQTVDAGHFQFETDLVRFQRENGNAGRSDEYLFNQANIKLGLTNSTAIQLTFESFVVKKDFNTESSFDRNIGFGDLTLRLKQNLLGNDKGKFAIALLPYLKFPTSHADKESQYEGGIIIPMSIKFGNDWKLGFQVEADRLQDEEGAGHHDQILQTLTISRSLTKKLDGIIETYYTYEFKDNHLKNFLNAALQYELYKDLLIDGGLNYGVQHDARKSYFVGLSFRL